A single Myxocyprinus asiaticus isolate MX2 ecotype Aquarium Trade chromosome 50, UBuf_Myxa_2, whole genome shotgun sequence DNA region contains:
- the LOC127438645 gene encoding relaxin-3 receptor 1-like — protein MERNNTTQTLELGECEHTLDTSGALDNCTEAASGNLSLRCWLHLLTKESSSTLQGDGSSLAVRVMIALVYSVVCALGLVGNSLALYLLHSRYRQKQSSINCFVMGLALTDLQFVLTLPFWAVDTALDFRWPFGKVMCKIISSVTTMNMYASVFFLTAMSVARYYSIASSLKMHSRRAAAAAAKWISLGIWVVSLVATLPHAVYSTIAQVATDEELCLVRFPETGSWDPQLLLGLYQLQKVLLGFLIPLVVITACYLLLLRIVLSRRISGVAGSESERGQHKQRSKVTKSVVIVVLSFFLCWLPNQALTLWGVLIKFDLIPFSKAFYNAQAYAFPLTVCLAHTNSCLNPVLYCLIRREFRAGLKELLLRATPSYRSLARLLPRKAKVAEAPPVLVLVQMDV, from the coding sequence ATGGAGaggaataacacaacacaaactCTGGAGCTGGGAGAATGTGAGCACACATTGGACACCAGCGGAGCGCTGGACAATTGCACGGAAGCTGCCAGCGGGAACCTGTCTTTACGTTGCTGGCTGCATTTATTGACTAAGGAATCTAGTTCAACACTGCAAGGTGATGGGTCTAGTTTGGCTGTGCGTGTGATGATCGCCCTCGTTTACTCAGTGGTGTGCGCTCTGGGACTTGTAGGGAACTCTCTTGCTCTCTACCTTCTTCACTCACGCTACCGGCAAAAGCAGTCTTCCATCAACTGCTTTGTGATGGGTCTGGCTCTAACCGACCTACAGTTTGTCCTCACCCTGCCTTTCTGGGCGGTAGACACGGCGTTGGACTTCCGTTGGCCCTTCGGTAAAGTTATGTGTAAAATCATCAGTTCTGTGACCACTATGAATATGTACGCCAGTGTATTTTTCTTGACCGCCATGAGCGTGGCCAGGTACTACTCCATTGCGTCCTCGCTGAAGATGCACAGTCGCCGAGCGGCCGCGGCAGCAGCCAAGTGGATCAGCTTGGGCATCTGGGTTGTGTCGCTAGTAGCCACACTTCCACACGCGGTGTATTCGACTATCGCCCAGGTAGCTACAGATGAGGAGTTGTGCTTGGTGCGCTTTCCTGAAACGGGTAGCTGGGACCCCCAACTGTTGCTCGGACTTTACCAGTTGCAGAAGGTTCTGCTCGGGTTCCTGATCCCTTTGGTGGTGATCACCGCCTGCTATCTCCTGTTGCTGCGAATTGTGCTAAGCCGAAGAATCAGTGGCGTAGCCGGTTCCGAAAGCGAGCGGGGACAGCACAAGCAGCGCTCTAAGGTTACTAAATCGGTCGTGATCGTAGTCCTGTccttctttttgtgttggctccccAATCAGGCCCTGACTCTTTGGGGTGTCTTGATCAAGTTTGACCTGATACCGTTTAGTAAGGCCTTCTACAATGCCCAGGCGTACGCCTTTCCACTGACAGTTTGTTTGGCCCACACAAACAGCTGCCTCAATCCCGTTCTGTACTGCCTGATTCGTCGCGAATTCCGCGCCGGCCTCAAAGAGCTGCTGTTGAGGGCCACGCCATCCTACCGTAGCCTAGCTCGACTGCTCCCACGCAAGGCAAAGGTAGCTGAGGCGCCCCCTGTGCTGGTCCTGGTGCAAATGGATGTGTGA